A single region of the Anser cygnoides isolate HZ-2024a breed goose unplaced genomic scaffold, Taihu_goose_T2T_genome scaffold_42_1, whole genome shotgun sequence genome encodes:
- the LOC136789183 gene encoding LOW QUALITY PROTEIN: syncytin-2-like (The sequence of the model RefSeq protein was modified relative to this genomic sequence to represent the inferred CDS: inserted 3 bases in 2 codons) → MNHLIKQQIVKLGEDANLVWPQSLPLALLRIPRAKEGLSPFEILYGRPYGIQRGISMQAGDEIMTSYMVALGKQLDEIGQHVSGTRGRGFDGPVHNIQPGDYVYVKSLAEKTLKPQWEGLFQVTATRIKEQNAWIYHTRVKKAPKTPWKVTQVSTNSGSHGLNFLTQICKLQKGFYWLCGDDHARKSLPLNWKGHCIGGYLSPQGGVFKXNPFVMRPTRFHSFVRWLIPSLGISELEKAVINISATADALSALQEEISSLHKVVLQNRMGLDILLAKEGGLCTVINQTCCVYVNKXQIETDLEKIWEKNKILHAVAQDDTSWGFTDLVEKLTSWLPNLTWLKQLLITVIVVVVLFMVLCVVIRCTLWCFKSNGNSYSEWKKPTQTETGV, encoded by the exons atgaaccACTTAATCAAACAGCAAATTGTGAAACTGGGAGAAGATGCAAATTTGGTCTGGCCTCAGTCTCTTCCTTTAGCCCTTTTGCGTATACCAAGGGCAAAGGAAGGGTTAAGCCCCTTTGAAATCTTATATGGACGACCCTATGGAATACAAAGAGGGATATCCATGCAAGCTGGGGATGAAATTATGACCTCCTATATGGTGGCCTTAGGTAAACAGCTCGATGAAATTGGACAGCATGTGAGTGGGACTCGGGGTAGAGGGTTTGATGGACCAGTGCACAATATACAACCTGGAGATTATGTGTATGTAAAGTCTCTTGCAGAGAAGACCTTGAAACCACAGTGGGAAGGACTGTTCCAGGTCACAGCGACAAGAATCAAGGAGCAGAATGCCTGGATCTATCACACCAGAGTGAAAAAGGCACCCAAGACCCCATGGAAGGTTACTCAG GTGTCAACGAACTCAGGATCTCACGGCCTCAATTTTCTCACGCAAATCTGCAAGCTACAAAAAGGATTCTATTGGCTATGTGGAGATGATCATGCTAGAAAAAGCTTACCCTTAAATTGGAAGGGTCATTGTATTGGGGGCTATCTTAGCCCTCAAGGGGGTGTATTCAA TAACCCCTTCGTGATGAGACCCACGAGATTCCATAGTTTTGTAAGGTGGTTGATTCCATCTCTGGGAAtaagtgaattagaaaaagctgtCATAAATATCTCAGCCACAGCTGATGCTCTTTCGGCATTACAGGAAGAAATTTCCTCCCTACACAAAGTAGTGCTTCAGAATAGGATGGGATTAGATATACTTTTAGCCAAGGAGGGAGGATTGTGTACAGTCATAAACCAAACTTGCTGTGTATATGTCAACA AACAGATTGAGACTGACCTGGAGAAGATttgggaaaagaataaaattttgcatgCAGTAGCTCAGGATGATACATCCTGGGGATTTACAGACTTGGTAGAAAAATTAACTTCCTGGTTGCCAAACCTAACCTGGCTGAAACAGCTGTTAATCACAGTAATCGTGGTCGTGGTTTTGTTCATGGTTCTTTGTGTAGTGATCCGATGTACCTTATGGTGTTTTAAGAGTAACGGAAACTCCTACAGTGAGTGGAAAAAACCAACTCAGACGGAAACTGGAGtctaa
- the LOC136789190 gene encoding junction-mediating and -regulatory protein-like has translation MAYCGQGQKVQKMMVQPINLIFRYLQNRSRIQVWLYEQVNMRIEGCIIGFDEYMNLVLDDAEEIHSKTKSRKQLGVSCVCATRVTRSLKPARDLRAVYQQLCSVNLELEHYLSVFPEEPSGMWTVLFGTPERSEQEMDALCYKLQVYLVHSLNTCSWKILLQVLFAEADNPEEYYESLSELRQKGYEEVLLKHGIRN, from the exons ATGGCGTACTGTGGGCAGGGGCAGAAGGTGCAGAAGATGATGGTGCAGCCCATC AACCTCATCTTCCGCTACCTGCAGAAC AGGTCGAGGATCCAGGTGTGGCTTTACGAGCAAGTGAACATGCGGATAGAAGGCTGCATCATC GGCTTTGACGAGTACATGAATTTGGTGCTGGACGACGCAGAGGAGATTCACTCCAAgacaaaatcaaggaaacagCTGGGTGTGTCGTGTGTCTGTGCAACCCGAGTGACGCGCAGTCTGAAACCTGCCCGG gacTTGCGGGCAGTGTACCAGCAGCTGTGCTCGGTGAACTTGGAGCTGGAGCACTACCTGTCTGTGTTCCCCGAGGAGCCCTCGGGCATGTGGACGGTGCTGTTCGGAACCCCGGAGCGATCTGAGCAGGAGATGGATGCGCTCTGTTACAAGCTGCAAGTTTACTTGGTCCACAGCTTGAATACCTGCAGCTGGAAGATACTTTTGCAGGTGCTCTTCGCTGAGGCTGACAATCCTGAAGAGTATTATGAGAGCCTGAGTGAGCTGAGACAAAAGGGGTACGAGGAGGTGCTACTGAAACATGGGATTAGAAATTAG